One region of Sebastes fasciatus isolate fSebFas1 chromosome 1, fSebFas1.pri, whole genome shotgun sequence genomic DNA includes:
- the ankrd33ab gene encoding photoreceptor ankyrin repeat protein, producing MAVAAKDPHLGSGPDEDDVSLSESDSDSILSDDSVLPDYTSETTDSRAASTLYQACARNEHVSLRKVLERGVTKEEVRELDINGWNGLMVACCKGFVDIVYGLQTCPFIDINHQDNEGNTAVMIASQAGHVNTVMYLLNYYPGIDTEIRDCRGFTALIKAAMTGRTDVMAALVMAGADIHAVDTTRGKCAQDWALKTGRYETLHRLRRLNMRPKAEQCCESYVPDWPELQERVAKATSEKTAKEKITQRIKSSFGFRFPRDPQDDGALDHMVRMTTSVHSPLISTGCRPLCPTSPPEVGKRRLAVPELMKKHPDKELESPVCHSNGSVSHMIPSIHSAEAIHTTCCAETQRRDSLLSLASAKVATAFIPRSMARRNSIFPSGCIPKIDISRPSDATPKKEKKKKKKRENGFLELPKPRYKEIKEEKKREKKKADKEKAEKEKEKKEKKKGKDDKKAKN from the exons ATGGCCGTTGCAGCAAAGGACCCCCACCTGGGCTCAGGCCCTGATGAGGACGACGTGTCTCTGTCGGAGTCCGATTCAGACAGCATCCTCTCCGATGACTCGGTGCTTCCAGACTACACATCGGAGACGACTGATAGCCGTGCGGCATCGACACTGTATCAAGCATGCGCCCGTAATGAACACGTCTCTCTGCGGAAAGTTCTGGAGAGGGGGGTCACGAAAGAGGAGGTCAGAGAGCTGGACATCAATGGATGG AATGGCTTGATGGTGGCTTGCTGCAAAGGCTTCGTGGACATCGTATACGGGCTTCAAACCTGTCCCTTTATAGACATAAACCACCAGGACAACGAAGGCAACACTGCTGTGATGATTGCATCCCAAGCCG GACATGTCAACACAGTCATGTACCTCCTAAACTACTATCCTGGTATAGACACTGAAATAAGGGATTGTCGAGGTTTCACAGCCCTCATCAAAGCTGCAATGACTGGCCGCACTGACGTCATGGCTGCCCTCGTTATGGCTG GAGCAGACATACATGCAGTAGACACCACCAGAGGAAAATGCGCTCAGGACTGGGCGCTGAAAACAGGTCGCTATGAGACCCTGCATCGTCTCCGCCGCCTGAATATGCGGCCAAAAGCTGAGCAGTGCTGTGAAAGTTATGTCCCTGATTGGCCTGAGCTCCAGGAGAGGGTAGCCAAGGCCACATCTGAGAAAACTGCCAAGGAAAAAATCACCCAGCGGATCAAAAGCTCATTCGGATTCAGGTTTCCTCGTGACCCCCAGGACGACGGGGCCTTGGACCACATGGTGCGCATGACCACCAGTGTCCACAGTCCCCTAATCTCAACTGGATGTCGTCCACTCTGCCCTACGAGCCCTCCTGAGGTGGGGAAGAGGCGCCTGGCTGTGCCAGAGCTGATGAAGAAACACCCGGATAAGGAACTAGAGAGCCCAGTGTGCCACAGCAACGGCTCAGTATCGCACATGATTCCCTCAATCCACTCtgcagaggccatccatacaaCGTGCTGCGCCGAGACACAGCGGCGAGACAGCTTGCTCTCATTGGCCTCCGCCAAAGTGGCTACCGCATTCATTCCCCGTAGTATGGCGAGAAGGAACAGCATATTCCCTTCCGGCTGCATCCCCAAGATCGACATCAGCAGGCCTTCAGATGCAACgccaaagaaagaaaagaagaagaagaagaagagggaaaaTGGCTTCCTGGAACTGCCCAAGCCGAGGTACAAGGAAAtcaaagaggagaaaaagagggagaagaagaaagctgacaaagaaaaggcagagaaagagaaggagaaaaaggagaaaaagaaaggaaaagacgACAAGAAGGCCAAAAATTAA